The region TGTTCTCACCAGCTTGAGCTTCTCTTGACAGAGCGGCATCTGGGACCCTTCAGGGCCACAGGCTCTTCTTTGAGGGTCCCTTCCTCACAGGACTGCCCCTGTGGACCTTGAAATGCATGACAGTGCCCTGTGGTCCATGCAGCAGCACAGGTAATTCAGAATGACAGTCAGGTTATCTGTCCACAGGTGTGTGTGCTATGGGGCTTCCtagcggcactagtggtaaagaacatgcctgccaatgcaggggacataagagacacagtttcagtcctggctcaggaagatcccctggaggagggcatggcaaccctctccagtattcttgactggagaatctggacagaggagcctggtgggctacagtccatagcggagcaaagagtcggacagggctgaagcaacttagcatgtgtgTCCTATGAACAAGTGTGAATCCACTGGTGTGTGCTTCCTGAGCAGGTGTGTGTCCCATGGCCAGGTGCGTCTCCACTAGGCAGTACCCTCCTTTGGGGCAGGGCAGATGCTCTGCTGTCCTAGCCCTCAAAGAAAAACCTCTGTGAGCATGCTTTAGTGTGAGGCCTGCGTCTTTCTGGCCAGACTGCTGTGTGATGTGCCTACTAGGATGCTTCTGGTTTTAGGGTCATGCCCATTGGGCAGCAGCTCTTCTGCTGCGGTCAGGTGGGCAGGACCCCATGAACGTCTCACTGATGTTCAGACATGAGCAACTTTGTAATGCAAATTCAGTCATTCCCCTAAAGTTTCAGTAGGCTTGGATAAGTTATGGGTATGCTTAATGTTTCCATAGCAGACTAATCTGTTGTTTGTTTTCATCTGTACCACGAGGccctgacccgggattgaacccatgctccctgcagtgggagggtggagtcctaaccactggcccctCCAGGGAAGACCCTGACTAATCTATTTTTGATTATCATTCCTTTAGATTCCTCTTCTTTTTAGCATACAGGTAGTTTTTTTCCCTAatgaaaattgtattttcttaCAACAGATTCTCTGTGAAATACATATCTGATTTTTAAGCTGCTCTGAttgaataataatttattttagaacTTCCCATATGAgttgaaattattttagaaatgcaaACCCTGTGAGGTAGTTGCTTCTGTAAACGGCTCTGGCGTTTCCCCCTTTTTGGTTTTCTTCCTGATTCTTAAGAGGATCTGCTTCACTGGTGAATAAAGAGGTTTATTATTCATACAGGAAGTCAGGTAATGAAACCTGCATCTTCCTAATTTGAATACAGGGTCCTTAGGTGCCTGAGTACCTTCTTCCAACCCCCCCTCCATCCCTTGTACATGCCCAGGAGCTCCTCGTGGACTCAGGCATGAAGCCGATGTTTTGCACTCGGTCGGTTGATTTCCTGACTTGACACGTGTTCCAGTTCCTCCCTCAGTGTCTGGTCAACCTGAGTGTGATGCCAGCTGTGGGGTAAAGCCAACCTGGATGGCCTGTTTGTTGTCCTCCCCTCCTTGCATGCCCTGGAAGAAGAGCAGACTGGGGGATGACTGCCCTCGGGGGCCCCCATGCACCCAGGGTCGAACACCCCAGTATCAGCTGTGAGTTTGGGGGCTCCCCCATGGCCAGTTCTGACCACTCCCCCTCCTCCTCAGGGTCCATCCTTGGGGTCAGGTCCAGCTGGTCTCACAATCGAAGTAGCCTGTTTACTTCTGGTcttagggtggggtgggggctggcaggGACAGTGCCCAGGGGACGGTCGAGAGATATGAGGGAGCGAAAGACTTGGACTCTCCCTGGCCTCGTTCTCCTGGCATGAGGACTGCAGCCATCTGCAGGTGAGCCCAGGTGACATTGGGAAATGTGTTGGAAGTCCAGGGAAAGCTGTTCCACCACGAGGTGTCCCGCACCCTCCCTCCCTTGCCTGCCCTCTGTCTGCTCCCCGTGGGAAAGGTGGACGATGTCCCCACCTCTGACCAGCTGCGAAAGGGTGAGTTTAAAAGGAAGATCTGTCTTCCTCGGGGGGTTTCACGTGGTGATGATGGCCCCAGAATTCGTGTATTGAGGTCCTCGCCCCCAGCACCTCAGAACCTGACCTGGTTGGGCTGGGACTTGTACTGAAGCGGGAGGGGCTTCGTCCAATATGACCATGTCCTTGTGGGGGATGTCAGGACCAACATGCGCAGTGACGCTATACAGATTGGGGCATGGCGCTGCACGGGCCAAGGATACCGAGGGCTGCTGGTCAGCAGCAAAGGCCAGGACACATCCCTGCACGGTTTTCAGAGGGAGCCCCGCCCACGTGGCCTCCTGACAGGGCAGCACTGAAGTGCCTTTATCTCGGCCACACAGTCCGGTGGCCCCAGAAACTTTGGGGGCAGCAGAGAGCTGGGAAACAGAACCAAGGGGAGCAGCACGGTGGAGCCCAACTTGAGAAACGATTCGGGTGCTCGGGATAACAAAGGGGGTTCTTGTCACCTTGGGTCCCTCCTCCACTGGACACCTTCCTGGGGAGCTGAGGTAGTCAGGGGCCTCCTCCCTCTGCAGCTGGGTTGGACTGGACTGTGGGCACCCAGCCTCGGCCCTTCCTGCCCCGCGGGCTGGACTGTGTAGGACGTTGCTGTCGTTTTGCCGTTAAAGACGCTTCTTCAAGGGTGGGGGTGAAGGCGCACCTGATGCTCTTCACCTAGACTTTCTGTTTTggtaaaaaaaaagtctcttcaaCTGCGGATGGGCCTTCACTTCCTTTCTGGAATATTTGCTTGGTTGGAGGGTCAGCTGCAGCATGTACAGCGCTGTGTGCAGGAGGACGGAGCTGGCTCAGGTGCCGTCCTCAGGTGCTCTGTGCCCAGCTGCCTCCCTCTGCGCATTCTTCAGCCCTTGGTGCATGTGTGACTGTGCGGGTAACCCTTCCGTTCTCACCCCACAGAGTCCATAGAGGAGGCCACCCCAGGATCCCAGATGAACAACCGGAAGGAAGATATGGAAATCGCGTCCCACTACCGACACCTGCTGCGCGAGCTGAATGAGCAGAGGCAGCACGGAGTGCTGTGTGAcgtgtgtgtggtggtggaggGCAAGGTTTTCAAGGCCCACAAGAACGTCCTGCTCGGCAGCAGCCGCTACTTCAAGACGCTCTACTGCCAGGTGCAGAAGACTTCTGAGCAGGCCACGGTCACGCACCTGGACATCGTCACCGCCCAGGGCTTCAAGGCCATCATCGACTTCATGTACTCTGCCCACCTGGCCCTCACCAGCAGGAACGTCATTGAGGTGATGTCTGCGGCTAGCTTCCTGCAGATGACGGACATCGTGCAGGCCTGCCATGACTTCATCAAGGCCGCGCTGGACATCAGCATCAAGCCAGATGCCTCGGATGAGCTCGAAGCATTTGAAGTGGGTGCCCCGCCTGGTGGTGGTGCGGACGCCCTCATCTCCGCTGTGATGGCTGGGAGGAGCATCTCCCCTTGGCTGGCCCGGCGCACGAGCCCCGCCAACTCCTCCGGGGACTCAGCCATTGCCAGCTGTCATGAGGGCGGGAGCAGCTATGGGAAGGAGGATCAGGAGCCCAAGGCCGAGGGCCCTGACGACCTTGCCTCACAGCCACTGTGGCCTGGCGACGTGGGCTGCGGGCCCCTGCACGTCAAGGAGGAGCCGCTCTCACCGGCCCACTTCGGGGGCAGCGAGCCGCCTTCTGCCATGGATGGCACCATTCAGAACTCTTTCTCAGAGCAGACCGCCGGGGATGGCTGGCAGCCCACGGGCCGGAGGAAGAATCGGAAAAACAAAGACACAGTCCGACACATCACACAGCAGGTAGAGGAGGACAGCCGGGCCGGCTCCCCACTGCCATCTTTCCTCCCAACGTCCGGGTGGCCATTCAGCAGCCGTGACTCAAGTAAGCCTTTCCTTTGTTACAGGCGGGGCTCAGGCACCCTGGGGCCATGGCAGCACAAAGACATGGCTTGTCGGTGACCCTGAGGCCACTCGTTTTGTCCACAAAGTGTCACCTTTCCAGGCTCACACAAGCGGCTTCCCTGATTATTGCAATAAATAGGTGTGAGAGCAAGAATGCAGCCGTGGTGACCTCCTGGTGTCGCCATCAGTGCTGCGCCTGGGCCACCTACACACAGAGGGAACTGGAGTGGGGCTTCTCTGAAGCAGGAGGTCTGGAGCTGGAGAAGTGGGGTGACGCCTAGGAGCCCAGTGTGGGGTATGGGGCCACTTCCCTCACACGGGGAGCCTCATAAGTAGTGGCTGGGataccttaatttttaaagatggaaatatTACAGcattaaagagatgaaaaattcCTTGAAGTGAAGTGGCCTAGGTGGAAGGAAAGGCCAGGCCAAGCTTGTGGGCTGTAACCCACGTGCAGGAGTTTTATGCTGGAGGATGTGACAGCTTGAGGCCACCAGCTCCCATCCCAACGAGGGGTATTTCCTCTTTGCTAACAAGTGTGGGCTTGGTGGTCCTCACTCAGagcagtgtgtgtgggggggtcgGTACCACACTGGGGGTGGGGCTCTCCTGAACCCCAGTCCATCAGTGGTGAGGGCTCATAGCTTAGCTCCCTCACATTGTCCTCACCCTCTGGAGGGCAGTTTTATCTGTCTTCCAGGCTAGGTGTCTCCcacctgcttcccaggtggtactagtggtaaagacccttcctgccaacgcaggaggcttaagagacgtgggttcaattcctgggtcatgaagacccactggaggagggcatggcaacccactccagtattcttgcctggagaatcccatggacaaaggagcctggcaggatagagtccatggggtcacaaagaatcagacacgattgaagtgacttagcatggacaGGCTAGTAAACAAATTAAATGTTTACTAGATGCCCGATGCTCTTCCTGGTGTGGAGCTCGTGATAACTATGGCTGCACCGAGCTTTCCCGAATGGTGCATTTGGCCGTGAGGGCTGTGTTCAGGGTGCGGAGAGGCCCTGGTGGGGCAGGGCAGGATGGAGGCTTCTCAACTGGGGAGGCCTCTCCAGGAAGGGGCCTCATGACTGGACAGAGGTGGACTGAAGGCAGCAAAATGTGAACATAAGCCCTGAAAGATGTCACCGATGCTAGACCTATGCTGGGTGGGGTGGGCGTCCTGGGGGAACCAGCTGCTGCCACCCCAGCAGAAGGGCAACCCTTGGAGCTCCTGATACACTGGCTTTGTTATTGTGGTAAAACACATGTATCATAGATGTTACCCGTTTAACACTTTTGAGTGAATTGGCATTAAATACTAGTATcgtctccagaactttctcatcgcCCCTGGACACAGTGGCCTGTTTCCCTGGTTCTCATTCTCTTACAGCCCTGAGTGCTGGGCCAGGCATCTGCAGGTTCAGTCCGTTGCCACCTTGGAGGGATGGCTCCGTGAGAGGTGGGGTCCTGGGGTCTGTCGGATGCCAGCAGTCCCCACCCCCTGGTTGTGTCCATGATGGGCAGCCCTCCAGAACCACGGGAGTTTAACTGAACTAAATCAGAAGAAGGTTAAGTTTCTGAGCTGCTGGAAAGGCCACCTATCTCCCTGCTGGTGGTTGTGTCGGCTCCTTCAGTAACGAGTAAATGTCCCTTAGCCTTGAGAAGAGTGTCCATGGGGACTGACTTAAGGAACCTTGTTGGGGTCAGAGCTGAAGAGCCTTCCCCTCCTGTCCTACACCGGTGGGCAGCAGGGATGGAGGCCTCTAGATCAAAGAGTCACTCAACAAGTTAAGAATGAGGGCACTCCATGAGCCTGTGGGTTTGATGTTTTAAAAGCAGTTGTCGAGCAGAAGGTGTTTTTGGAATCCAACAAGTGATTTCGGCTCATGTACTGTTGCTGCTGTCTGAAATCCCTCGGGTTACCAAGGCAACTGCCAGATTTCCCCCGAGTTGCTAAGACGAGGACCTGAGGTGTGGGCTGCGTGGGATGGTTCTGCCCATCACGGTGGCCATTTATTCCTCCACCCGCCCTGGGCTGGGGCTTGGAAGTATAAATCACGATCCCCGATGGAGGAGGGTTTGCTTTCATTAAAGATTTATTACATCTTAGAAgagaatatttttgtttattctcaCCCCGTTTATAGGAGAACAGGCCTTTTCCAAGGAACATGTCAGGAGGTTCCTGCTGATCACTCAAGGCCCTTGGTGAAGATGCTCGGatgcccagccctgcagcagggccACCGCCTTGTCCTCTGTGTGTCCCCCTCAGCTTTGGGGACCCTGAGGCCTGTTAGCGTTTAAGAGTGATTTTCCTCAGCAGGCTTTGTAACCCAGCAGCTTCCAAGAAAACATCCATTGAAATGTGCCTCCGGGTCACAGCCTGTCTGTGTGATGGCTCGTGGGGAACAACATTTAAACGTGCCAGTACCATGTGTACAGGCCAGGCTCCTGCCTCATCCCTTTGTCCGCTATCCCCAGGCTGTAAGCCTTCAGCATGGTGGGTTTATAGCTGCTAGTTCAAAGGTTGTGCCAGGAGAGCCTGGCCAGGCCATCCCAACATCCCACACTGGTTCCCAAG is a window of Budorcas taxicolor isolate Tak-1 chromosome 13, Takin1.1, whole genome shotgun sequence DNA encoding:
- the ZBTB46 gene encoding zinc finger and BTB domain-containing protein 46 isoform X1 — translated: MNNRKEDMEIASHYRHLLRELNEQRQHGVLCDVCVVVEGKVFKAHKNVLLGSSRYFKTLYCQVQKTSEQATVTHLDIVTAQGFKAIIDFMYSAHLALTSRNVIEVMSAASFLQMTDIVQACHDFIKAALDISIKPDASDELEAFEVGAPPGGGADALISAVMAGRSISPWLARRTSPANSSGDSAIASCHEGGSSYGKEDQEPKAEGPDDLASQPLWPGDVGCGPLHVKEEPLSPAHFGGSEPPSAMDGTIQNSFSEQTAGDGWQPTGRRKNRKNKDTVRHITQQVEEDSRAGSPLPSFLPTSGWPFSSRDSNADLTIAEASSSDSRGERPEFLPHVDEGLLGGEGSYLGAPLTPEKDDALHQATAVANLRAALMSKNSLLALKADVLGEDSSLLLEYLPKGAHSLSLNEFTVIRKKFRCPYCSFSAMHQCILKRHMRSHTGERPYPCEICGKKFTRREHMKRHTLVHSKDKKYVCKLCSRVFMSAASVGIKHGSRRHGVCADCAGGGRAGSLDGGGAEGSPELFAGDGPYLEDPEDPRGEGEEELGEDEDDVGLAPEDTLLGDKEDDDSPRGPHSPTGGVDKDFAWIS
- the ZBTB46 gene encoding zinc finger and BTB domain-containing protein 46 isoform X2; the encoded protein is MNNRKEDMEIASHYRHLLRELNEQRQHGVLCDVCVVVEGKVFKAHKNVLLGSSRYFKTLYCQVQKTSEQATVTHLDIVTAQGFKAIIDFMYSAHLALTSRNVIEVMSAASFLQMTDIVQACHDFIKAALDISIKPDASDELEAFEVGAPPGGGADALISAVMAGRSISPWLARRTSPANSSGDSAIASCHEGGSSYGKEDQEPKAEGPDDLASQPLWPGDVGCGPLHVKEEPLSPAHFGGSEPPSAMDGTIQNSFSEQTAGDGWQPTGRRKNRKNKDTVRHITQQVEEDSRAGSPLPSFLPTSGWPFSSRDSMNEFTVIRKKFRCPYCSFSAMHQCILKRHMRSHTGERPYPCEICGKKFTRREHMKRHTLVHSKDKKYVCKLCSRVFMSAASVGIKHGSRRHGVCADCAGGGRAGSLDGGGAEGSPELFAGDGPYLEDPEDPRGEGEEELGEDEDDVGLAPEDTLLGDKEDDDSPRGPHSPTGGVDKDFAWIS